CGTGTATAAATTTTCCCATTTAGCTTTAAAATCCGGGATTAATGTTTCCAAGGTAGTTTGTGGGCTGTAAAACCTAACTTGCCTGATTGTTTCTGCCCATACAAAGGAGCCGCCATCTTTTAACTCATCTCGGTTTACAGAAGTAATCACGCAATGTTTTACCCCCATCAACTTCACCGCTTCAGCAACTCTTTTGGGTTCGTCTAAATCCAACTCTGTTGGACGACCGGTTGCTACTGCACAAAAAGAACAGGAACGAGTACATACATTTCCTAAAATCATAAAAGTAGCGGTTCCGGCACCCCAACACTCTCCCATATTTGGACAACTCCCGCTTTCACAAATTGTATGTAATTTATACTCATCAACAATATTCCGGACGCTTTTATAAGTTTGACCTACCGGCAATTTTACCCTTAACCAATCGGGTTTTTTTTTGCGCGGTTCAACCGCAGGATGTGAAATAACTGTTAATTCTATCATTTGTTACTAAAAATTACACTAAATTACAACTTTATCTCAACTTCTCGGAATGGTGAAGTATTTTTTTTGTGAAAAAAGAAAATGTACTATATCTGTCTGTTTGCTTAAAGCCTTAACAATCCCCATTTATTACAAATGTATCTGATTCAAAAAAACGGATTAGCTAAATAGATGCTAACCCGTTTTTTGAACTAAATATCACAATAGTAAATGAAAATAAGCCATTTCTTTGGCTTAACTATATTTTACTTATTCTTTTAATGCTACAACCTACAGATTTGGTAATATTGGGATCTATAGTTTGTCCTCCTACCATGTTAAGGGCTGCATTTTTAATGTAAAACTGCTGTACATTTTCTGGTTCTTTCATGTTGTCATCAATACAGCCTTTGTAAGTCAAGGATAAGTTTTGATCAAAAAGAAATAGTTCAGGTGTTCGTGTTGCTCCGAAAGCATCTGCCAAATCATGGTTTTTATCCATAGCATAAGTAAATTGATAATCGTTATCAATGGCATGTTGACGCATCGCTTCGTAAGAATCTACACCTTCTCTTTGAGCTTCATTGGGATTGACTACCAACAATCCAATATTATTGGCTTTACAAAATTCAGCAATTAACGGGTAACGGTCTTCCCAAGCAACTACATAAGGACAAGTATTGCAGGAAAAAATAACTAAAAGTCCATTTTCTAATTTTGAGCTTTTGATTGACACGTCGGCTCCCGACACATCAGTCATGTTATGTTCTTGCAATGGAGCCTGATCGCCTATTTGTAATGATGTAATAGTAGCAGCAACAGGCGGCTTGGGTTGTTCTATTACATCAGTGGCATTTTGAGCATTTCCCATACAAGATGTGAGTAAAACAAACAAGAAACTGAACACTGGAACAAATAAAAATCTCATAGTTAAAGGATTGAAAGATGTAAAAATTTTTGTGCAATTGATTTAAAAACAGTTTCAGGTAAAAATGGTTTACAGTTCTTGTTTTTTAACCTTTTATAACTTGTGATGCTGTAATCATCAAAACAGATTTTTTAGTTTTGTCTGAATTTCTGTTTATCTACATTTTAATAATTCAAAAACATGAAAATAGCACTGTTAGGTTATGGAAAAATGGGAAAAGCTATTGATGAAATTATCGAGAAAGAGTTTGCCGGCCAACACGAAATCGGAATGAGGATTACACAATCTAACAGAAAAACTCCGGATTATTACAATAACCTGAAAAAAATGGATGTTGCTATTGATTTTAGTGTACCCTCAGCAGCAACTGAAAACATTTTAAGTTGTTTTGAAGCAGGCATACCGGTCATCATTGGAACTACCGGCTGGTTAGATAAATTGGAAGCGGTAAAAAAACAGTGCGAAGTTTATAAGGGAACTTTGGTTTATGCTTCAAATTTTAGTGTGGGTGTCAACATTTTTTTTGAAGTCAACCGTATTCTTGCAAAACTGATGTCCAATCATATCCAATACAGGCCAGGAATTGAAGAAACCCATCATATTCACAAAATAGATTCGCCAAGCGGTACGGCAATAACGTTGGCTGAAGCCATATTAGAAGCAATTCCAAGTTTTAAAAA
This is a stretch of genomic DNA from Sphingobacteriales bacterium. It encodes these proteins:
- the lipA gene encoding lipoyl synthase, producing MIELTVISHPAVEPRKKKPDWLRVKLPVGQTYKSVRNIVDEYKLHTICESGSCPNMGECWGAGTATFMILGNVCTRSCSFCAVATGRPTELDLDEPKRVAEAVKLMGVKHCVITSVNRDELKDGGSFVWAETIRQVRFYSPQTTLETLIPDFKAKWENLYTVLAERPEVVSHNMETVSRLYKYVRPQAKYERSLEQIKRTKAEGLRTKSGFMVGLGETDEEVYQLMDDLLTNDCEVLTIGQYLQPTKHHLDVATFVHPDTFRKYQEIGLAKGFKYVESAPLVRSSYHAERHLF
- a CDS encoding redoxin domain-containing protein, with amino-acid sequence MRFLFVPVFSFLFVLLTSCMGNAQNATDVIEQPKPPVAATITSLQIGDQAPLQEHNMTDVSGADVSIKSSKLENGLLVIFSCNTCPYVVAWEDRYPLIAEFCKANNIGLLVVNPNEAQREGVDSYEAMRQHAIDNDYQFTYAMDKNHDLADAFGATRTPELFLFDQNLSLTYKGCIDDNMKEPENVQQFYIKNAALNMVGGQTIDPNITKSVGCSIKRISKI
- the dapB gene encoding 4-hydroxy-tetrahydrodipicolinate reductase, which translates into the protein MKIALLGYGKMGKAIDEIIEKEFAGQHEIGMRITQSNRKTPDYYNNLKKMDVAIDFSVPSAATENILSCFEAGIPVIIGTTGWLDKLEAVKKQCEVYKGTLVYASNFSVGVNIFFEVNRILAKLMSNHIQYRPGIEETHHIHKIDSPSGTAITLAEAILEAIPSFKKWINHDTEKPEELPVVSYRKDEVKGTHLVAYHSEVDSIELKHTAHSRYGFAIGAIKAAEWSMGKKGVFTMRDVLDL